The following coding sequences lie in one Haladaptatus sp. DJG-WS-42 genomic window:
- a CDS encoding rhomboid family intramembrane serine protease translates to MVSLPSGRFLWQLATVLAVLVSFVAVWWLDRHESRWGDPLRKRLVLGVPWGTLIVIVGVLFVYLFLQQGIADWYRPLVIPFRAWSYLYPLGIIAAPFSHASPGHLLGNLIGTLALAPIAEYAFSHYPTERGTQTFTSFRTNPFARILAFVGAVVVVGIFTGMFALGPVIGFSGVVFAFAGFALVRYPLTTIIGLSASSVISLVYSALRTPITEAQAGPVFQTPWWASIAIQGHALGLFAGVVLGVFLIHRRKVRPNAFRLWLGALLFSVGQGLWAVYWFRGAETFVLYRALGTALVFSLAVLIAVGVSASDRPLIRALDLSRWEAASGLLVVGLLLLSVPTVPVNLTTVDDPTAPGLNAVEVRDYTISYAEDVPNQMILAINVSAFNETTRVNTSGVIVISEQRHIWTTAVTRGRLAFSGQETVRVGGVGWQETITVTRDGWTVVDNASVYKVHLQRPGAPETLAFVSDESRAGFTISNKNISLVPSQLGYDVIVTRENETLDRALLPAPNETVAVGGLDFTRTDDKIYVRDNGTRIQVAARETYEG, encoded by the coding sequence ATGGTCTCCCTCCCGTCCGGGCGCTTCCTCTGGCAACTGGCCACCGTGCTTGCCGTTCTCGTCTCGTTTGTTGCGGTCTGGTGGCTCGACCGGCACGAAAGCCGGTGGGGCGACCCGCTCCGGAAACGACTCGTCCTCGGCGTGCCGTGGGGCACCCTCATCGTCATCGTCGGCGTCCTCTTCGTCTACCTGTTTCTCCAACAGGGCATCGCAGACTGGTATCGCCCGCTGGTCATTCCCTTCCGGGCGTGGTCGTATCTCTACCCGCTTGGTATCATCGCCGCGCCGTTCTCCCACGCGAGTCCCGGACACCTGCTGGGCAACCTCATCGGCACGCTCGCGCTCGCCCCGATTGCCGAGTACGCCTTCAGCCACTATCCCACAGAACGTGGCACGCAGACGTTTACCTCGTTTCGCACCAATCCGTTCGCGCGTATCCTCGCGTTCGTCGGCGCGGTCGTCGTCGTCGGCATCTTCACCGGCATGTTCGCGCTCGGCCCGGTTATCGGCTTTTCCGGCGTCGTGTTCGCCTTCGCCGGGTTCGCGCTCGTGCGCTATCCACTCACCACCATCATCGGGCTCTCTGCGAGCAGCGTCATCAGTCTCGTCTACAGCGCGCTCCGCACGCCAATCACTGAGGCCCAAGCTGGCCCCGTCTTCCAGACGCCGTGGTGGGCGTCGATTGCGATTCAGGGCCACGCACTCGGCCTGTTCGCGGGCGTCGTTCTCGGCGTGTTCCTCATCCACCGGCGCAAGGTCAGGCCAAACGCCTTCCGACTCTGGCTCGGCGCGCTCCTGTTCTCGGTCGGTCAAGGGCTCTGGGCCGTGTACTGGTTCCGCGGCGCTGAAACGTTCGTCCTCTATCGGGCGCTCGGCACGGCGCTCGTCTTTTCGCTCGCCGTCCTCATCGCCGTCGGCGTGAGCGCCTCAGACCGACCGCTCATCCGCGCACTCGACCTCTCTCGGTGGGAAGCAGCGTCCGGCCTGCTCGTTGTGGGACTGTTGCTCCTCAGCGTTCCGACTGTCCCGGTCAATCTCACGACGGTTGACGACCCGACCGCCCCCGGACTGAACGCCGTCGAGGTTCGAGACTACACCATCTCCTACGCAGAGGACGTACCGAATCAGATGATTCTCGCCATCAACGTGAGCGCGTTCAACGAGACGACGCGCGTGAACACCTCCGGCGTCATCGTCATCAGCGAACAACGACATATTTGGACAACGGCAGTGACGAGGGGGCGGTTGGCCTTCTCCGGTCAAGAAACCGTCCGCGTCGGCGGCGTTGGCTGGCAGGAAACCATCACGGTCACGAGAGACGGCTGGACGGTCGTTGACAATGCTTCTGTGTACAAAGTCCACCTCCAGCGCCCCGGTGCCCCAGAAACCCTCGCGTTCGTCTCTGACGAATCGCGCGCTGGATTCACGATCTCGAACAAAAACATCTCGCTCGTCCCATCACAGCTCGGCTACGACGTCATCGTCACGCGTGAGAACGAAACGCTCGACCGAGCCCTGCTCCCCGCGCCGAACGAAACCGTGGCGGTCGGCGGCCTCGACTTTACGCGAACAGATGATAAAATCTACGTGCGCGACAACGGCACACGCATCCAGGTGGCGGCGCGCGAAACCTACGAGGGGTAG
- a CDS encoding YlbF family regulator, which yields MSMETARLEDMGTELGKSIADSPTYQRFEETKAKVENSEEAQQRVQKFEQLRQEFMLARQTGEATQEDLHNLQNAQADLHELPVMDEFLTAQAELDAKLAAVNDAISAELAVDFGEKAGGCCQD from the coding sequence ATGAGTATGGAAACCGCACGACTGGAGGACATGGGCACGGAACTCGGCAAATCGATTGCCGACTCACCGACCTACCAGCGGTTCGAAGAAACCAAAGCAAAGGTCGAGAACTCAGAGGAAGCCCAACAGCGCGTCCAGAAGTTCGAACAGCTCCGCCAGGAGTTCATGCTGGCTCGTCAGACGGGCGAGGCGACCCAAGAAGACCTTCACAACCTCCAGAACGCACAGGCAGACCTCCACGAACTGCCCGTGATGGACGAGTTCCTCACCGCACAGGCGGAACTCGACGCGAAACTCGCCGCCGTAAACGACGCGATTTCCGCGGAACTCGCCGTTGACTTCGGCGAGAAGGCAGGCGGCTGCTGTCAGGACTGA
- a CDS encoding METTL5 family protein, with protein MGTKRALEQQLAVVAGFERPKASLEQYRTPPDLAAHLIHIADLQGDVEDRLVVDLGTGTGMLALAAALRGPTRVVGVDVDPKPLQTARENRRRVGTRTDIEWVNADATRLPLCPDEQTTVVMNPPFGAQDDNVHADRAFLATAAALAGVSYSVHNAGSQQFIESFATDHGGEVTHAFQAAFEVPKQFEFHTEASRTLDTEVFRIEW; from the coding sequence ATGGGAACCAAACGCGCACTCGAACAACAGTTGGCTGTCGTCGCCGGGTTCGAGCGACCGAAAGCGAGTCTCGAACAGTACCGGACGCCGCCCGACCTTGCCGCACACCTCATTCACATCGCCGACTTGCAAGGCGACGTCGAAGACCGCCTTGTGGTCGATTTAGGTACCGGCACCGGCATGCTCGCGCTCGCCGCCGCCCTCCGCGGCCCCACACGCGTCGTGGGCGTGGACGTAGACCCAAAACCGCTGCAAACCGCCCGCGAGAACAGACGTCGTGTCGGCACGCGCACCGACATCGAATGGGTGAACGCAGACGCCACGCGCCTGCCGCTCTGCCCCGACGAGCAAACGACCGTCGTGATGAACCCGCCGTTTGGCGCACAGGACGACAACGTCCACGCAGACCGCGCATTCTTAGCGACCGCCGCCGCGCTCGCGGGCGTGTCCTATTCGGTACACAACGCCGGAAGTCAGCAGTTCATCGAATCGTTCGCCACAGACCACGGCGGCGAGGTCACCCACGCGTTTCAGGCCGCCTTCGAGGTGCCAAAACAGTTCGAGTTCCACACCGAGGCATCGAGAACGCTCGATACCGAAGTGTTCCGCATCGAGTGGTAA
- a CDS encoding ester cyclase: protein MAVHIRPKELVRRYTEEVWSKGDVDAMPEILTQHQIYHDPAGSGEEHLSEFATFIQRYRDAFPDLRFDVSHMVEEGDHVAFWGRVTGTHEGPFMGLEPTGRQIDIMGISAVRLEDGKIAERWANFDILGMLQQLGVEPLGTL from the coding sequence ATGGCAGTACACATCCGACCAAAAGAGCTGGTTCGTCGCTACACGGAAGAAGTCTGGAGCAAGGGCGACGTAGACGCCATGCCCGAGATTCTGACACAACACCAGATTTACCACGACCCCGCAGGCTCTGGCGAGGAGCATCTGTCTGAGTTCGCCACCTTTATCCAGCGATACAGAGACGCATTCCCTGACCTGCGCTTTGACGTCTCGCACATGGTCGAAGAAGGCGACCACGTCGCCTTTTGGGGGCGCGTGACGGGCACCCACGAGGGGCCGTTCATGGGTCTCGAACCGACGGGCAGACAAATCGACATCATGGGTATCAGCGCGGTCAGGCTCGAAGACGGAAAAATCGCAGAACGGTGGGCGAATTTCGACATTTTGGGAATGCTCC
- the purL gene encoding phosphoribosylformylglycinamidine synthase subunit PurL, with protein MSLAESDKELVVAQLGREPTDAEEVLFENLWSEHCAYRSSRPLLGAFESEGDQVVIGPGDDAAVVKLTDDVYITMGIESHNHPSYVDPYDGAATGVGGIVRDTLSMGAYPIALADSLYFGGFDREHSRYLFEGVVEGISNYGNSIGVPTVAGSVAFHDDYVGNPLVNVACVGLLPADRMVTAEAQSVGNKLVLVGNSTGRDGLGGASFASEDLAEDAETEDRPAVQVGDPYTEKLLIECNEALLDEELIESARDLGAAGLGGASSELIAKGGKGAVLELETVHQREPNMVPLEILLAESQERMVYEVTPENVARVEALAERYDLGCSVIGDVTDSGRYICTFEGETVVDVPVEFLCEGAPMNDLATEAPEEVERNLPDIDLTDAFETLVGSPNTASKRWVYRQYDHEVGTRTAIGPGQDGAVLAIREAELGLAFTAGADPNWTSANPYEGARAVALENATNLAVKGATPLAAVDCLNGGNPEKPDVYHGFKAIVDGLADMCAALSVPVVGGNVSLYNDSQAGPIPPTPTLAMVGTKDSYKAPPAFFAGEGTLLLVGDSVLAGENSGLGGSEYVAQFGGEDEFPTLPDDAPAFVKTLAGVVNQDTTLAAHDASHGGLAVTLAEMVTEETGADVAISGDASAPELLFHEQPGRAVIETTDPEAVKEAFDGVAPVYDLGTATTEGTLSLTVNDEALSASSEAIADLRAIIERELE; from the coding sequence ATGAGTCTTGCCGAGTCGGACAAGGAACTGGTGGTTGCGCAGTTGGGCCGAGAGCCGACTGACGCAGAAGAAGTCCTGTTCGAAAACCTCTGGAGCGAACACTGCGCCTATCGCTCGTCGCGCCCCCTCCTCGGCGCGTTCGAAAGCGAGGGCGACCAAGTGGTCATCGGCCCCGGCGACGACGCCGCCGTGGTCAAACTGACCGACGACGTGTACATCACGATGGGTATCGAGAGCCACAACCACCCGTCGTACGTCGACCCCTACGACGGGGCGGCGACGGGCGTTGGCGGCATCGTCCGCGACACCCTCTCAATGGGAGCCTACCCAATCGCGCTCGCCGACAGCCTCTACTTCGGCGGCTTCGACCGCGAACACTCGCGCTACCTCTTCGAAGGCGTGGTCGAAGGGATTAGCAATTACGGCAACTCGATTGGCGTACCGACCGTCGCCGGGAGCGTGGCCTTCCACGACGATTACGTCGGCAACCCGCTCGTGAACGTCGCGTGCGTGGGTCTCCTGCCCGCAGACCGGATGGTCACCGCAGAAGCCCAATCCGTTGGCAACAAACTCGTCCTCGTCGGAAATTCGACCGGCAGAGACGGCCTCGGCGGCGCATCGTTCGCCTCCGAAGACCTCGCAGAAGACGCAGAAACCGAAGACCGCCCTGCCGTACAGGTCGGCGACCCGTACACGGAAAAACTCCTCATCGAGTGCAACGAGGCACTCTTGGACGAGGAGCTAATCGAATCGGCCCGCGACCTTGGTGCGGCGGGCCTCGGCGGCGCATCCAGCGAACTCATCGCAAAAGGCGGGAAGGGCGCGGTGCTCGAACTCGAAACTGTCCACCAGCGCGAGCCGAACATGGTCCCCCTCGAAATCCTGCTCGCCGAATCCCAAGAGCGGATGGTGTACGAAGTCACCCCCGAAAACGTCGCACGCGTCGAAGCACTCGCAGAGCGCTACGACCTCGGCTGTTCGGTCATCGGCGACGTGACCGACTCCGGACGCTACATCTGCACCTTCGAAGGCGAGACGGTCGTCGACGTGCCCGTCGAATTCCTCTGTGAAGGCGCGCCGATGAACGACCTCGCAACGGAAGCCCCAGAAGAAGTCGAACGCAACCTGCCCGACATCGACCTCACAGACGCCTTCGAAACGCTCGTCGGCAGTCCGAACACCGCGAGCAAGCGCTGGGTCTACCGGCAGTACGACCACGAAGTCGGCACCCGAACCGCAATCGGGCCGGGCCAAGACGGCGCAGTCCTCGCCATCCGCGAAGCCGAGCTGGGCCTCGCGTTCACCGCGGGCGCAGACCCGAACTGGACGAGCGCGAACCCCTACGAGGGTGCCCGCGCAGTGGCGCTCGAAAACGCGACGAACCTCGCCGTGAAAGGCGCAACCCCACTCGCAGCAGTGGACTGCTTGAACGGCGGCAACCCCGAAAAGCCCGACGTGTACCACGGCTTCAAGGCAATTGTCGATGGCCTCGCGGACATGTGCGCAGCCCTCTCGGTACCCGTGGTCGGCGGGAACGTCTCGCTCTACAACGATTCGCAGGCCGGACCGATTCCACCAACGCCGACGCTTGCGATGGTCGGGACGAAAGACAGCTACAAAGCACCACCCGCGTTCTTCGCCGGAGAAGGTACGCTCCTGCTCGTCGGCGATTCCGTCCTTGCTGGCGAAAACTCTGGACTCGGTGGCTCTGAGTACGTCGCCCAGTTCGGCGGAGAAGACGAGTTCCCGACGCTCCCAGACGACGCCCCAGCGTTCGTCAAAACGCTCGCCGGAGTCGTGAATCAGGACACCACGCTCGCCGCCCACGACGCGAGCCACGGCGGCCTCGCCGTGACGCTCGCCGAGATGGTCACCGAGGAGACGGGCGCAGACGTGGCGATTTCGGGGGACGCCTCCGCGCCAGAACTCCTGTTTCACGAACAGCCCGGTCGCGCCGTCATCGAGACGACCGACCCAGAGGCTGTCAAAGAAGCCTTCGACGGCGTCGCGCCGGTGTACGACCTTGGTACGGCGACGACCGAGGGGACGCTCTCGCTCACGGTCAACGACGAAGCACTGTCAGCCTCGTCAGAAGCAATTGCCGACCTGCGCGCCATCATCGAGCGCGAACTCGAATAA
- a CDS encoding LysE family translocator, whose translation MAAPSLSLFIVASVGLILAPGPDTIYVLTRGVSDGRRAGLLSAAGISTGILVHTLGAVLGLSVLLQTSATAFSIVKYAGALYLIYLGIQTFLDDEPLTIEDDDESDHSYLQGVAINVLNPKVALFFLAFLPQFVDSATATGQFLLLGGIYAVLTLTYLTTVAFLSGRVRALLAARPSLNRGLRWVTSSIFVALGARLAVGDHF comes from the coding sequence ATGGCAGCCCCGTCGCTTTCACTGTTCATCGTCGCCTCGGTCGGCCTCATCCTCGCGCCGGGGCCAGACACCATCTACGTCCTCACCCGCGGCGTGAGCGACGGCCGCAGAGCAGGGCTGCTTTCGGCTGCCGGTATCAGCACCGGCATTCTTGTCCACACGCTCGGAGCCGTTCTTGGGCTCTCTGTCCTCTTACAGACCTCTGCAACCGCCTTCTCGATTGTCAAGTACGCGGGTGCGCTGTACCTCATCTATCTCGGCATCCAGACGTTTCTCGACGACGAACCGCTCACCATCGAGGACGACGACGAAAGCGACCACAGCTACCTGCAAGGCGTCGCCATCAACGTCCTCAACCCCAAAGTCGCGCTGTTTTTCCTTGCCTTCCTCCCGCAGTTCGTTGACTCTGCAACCGCGACCGGCCAGTTTCTCTTACTCGGGGGCATCTACGCCGTGTTGACGCTCACGTATCTCACGACTGTTGCCTTCCTCTCTGGGCGGGTGCGCGCCCTGCTCGCCGCGCGGCCGTCGCTCAATCGCGGGCTTCGCTGGGTCACGAGCAGTATCTTCGTCGCACTCGGCGCGCGCCTCGCCGTCGGCGACCACTTTTAG
- a CDS encoding PHP domain-containing protein, which produces MLSVELHTHSQLSFDGRDPVDLLLEQAAAVGLDALAITDHDEIDASLEAAEKAEAYGLVGIPGMEITSAAGHILAFGIHEKIPSYRPFDETLDRIRDQGGLAVIPHPFQKSRSGVAPHITTEQLASADAIEVYNSRLLTGRANRKAERFARARSLPMTAGSDAHISEMVGQAVTEIDADERSVPAILEAIRDGRTSVVGQRTPWHISFAQAAGGAKRRVKNRLSSMLE; this is translated from the coding sequence GTGCTGTCGGTCGAGCTTCACACACACTCACAGCTTTCGTTCGACGGGCGCGACCCCGTCGACCTCCTGTTAGAACAGGCAGCAGCCGTTGGCTTGGACGCCCTCGCCATCACGGACCACGACGAGATAGACGCCAGCCTCGAAGCCGCTGAGAAGGCAGAAGCGTACGGGCTGGTTGGCATTCCCGGTATGGAAATCACGAGCGCCGCGGGTCACATTCTCGCCTTTGGTATCCACGAGAAAATCCCGTCCTACCGGCCGTTCGACGAAACGCTCGACCGCATCCGCGACCAGGGAGGGCTCGCGGTCATCCCCCACCCGTTCCAGAAATCCCGGAGCGGCGTCGCCCCCCACATCACCACTGAACAGCTTGCAAGCGCAGACGCCATCGAGGTGTACAACTCTCGGCTTCTCACCGGCCGGGCAAACCGGAAGGCAGAGCGCTTCGCCCGCGCTCGGAGCCTCCCGATGACCGCCGGGAGCGACGCCCACATCAGCGAGATGGTCGGGCAGGCGGTCACCGAAATCGATGCAGACGAACGGAGCGTTCCCGCCATTCTCGAAGCCATCCGCGACGGTCGCACGAGCGTTGTTGGCCAGCGCACCCCGTGGCACATCAGCTTCGCACAGGCTGCCGGTGGCGCGAAACGCCGCGTGAAAAACCGGCTGTCCTCGATGCTTGAGTGA
- the hisF gene encoding imidazole glycerol phosphate synthase subunit HisF, with amino-acid sequence MLTKRIIPCIDVALDDDGNAAVYTGVNFTDLKYTGDPVEMAKAYNQAGADEFVFLDITASSDGRETMLDTVSRVADEVFIPLTVGGGIRTKADIKETLRAGADKVSITTGALERPELIEEGAAAFGSQCIVISVDSRRRFDEQGEHYVEIDGESCWFECTVKGGREGTGKDVVEWAIEAESRGAGELFVNSIDADGTKDGYDIPLTSAVCDAVSTPVIASSGCGGPEDAYEVFTEANADAALAASIFHFDEYTIREVKEYLAERDVPVRL; translated from the coding sequence ATGCTCACCAAGCGGATCATCCCCTGCATCGACGTGGCGTTGGACGACGACGGAAACGCGGCGGTCTATACGGGCGTGAACTTCACCGACCTCAAGTACACCGGCGACCCCGTCGAGATGGCGAAGGCGTACAACCAAGCGGGCGCAGACGAGTTCGTCTTCCTCGACATCACCGCGAGTTCCGATGGCCGTGAGACGATGCTCGACACCGTCTCGCGGGTGGCAGACGAGGTGTTCATCCCGCTCACCGTCGGCGGCGGCATCCGAACGAAAGCCGACATCAAAGAAACCCTTCGCGCGGGTGCAGACAAAGTCTCGATTACAACCGGTGCGCTCGAACGCCCCGAACTCATCGAGGAGGGCGCAGCGGCGTTCGGCAGCCAGTGTATCGTCATCAGCGTGGACTCCCGGCGGCGTTTCGACGAACAGGGCGAACACTACGTCGAAATAGACGGTGAGTCCTGCTGGTTCGAGTGTACGGTCAAAGGCGGCCGTGAAGGGACGGGAAAAGACGTGGTCGAGTGGGCAATTGAAGCCGAGTCGCGCGGTGCTGGCGAGCTGTTCGTCAACTCCATTGACGCCGACGGGACGAAAGACGGCTACGACATCCCGCTCACCTCGGCGGTCTGTGACGCGGTTTCGACGCCGGTCATCGCTTCGTCGGGCTGTGGCGGCCCCGAAGACGCCTACGAGGTGTTCACCGAGGCGAACGCGGACGCGGCGCTCGCGGCGTCTATTTTCCATTTCGATGAGTACACCATCCGCGAGGTCAAAGAATACCTCGCAGAACGGGACGTTCCAGTACGTCTCTAA
- a CDS encoding asparagine synthetase B yields MDGTDPATVRRALDSGDSLPGTGGFAGDLDGALVRDVLGRYPIFSETDDPTAWSFDHRDLTNPSLVPAGCQRTTDGDEQVWQLPEPPLFESRTEAIESTRTAVETQLSALPEDTPVAFSGGVDSAALGAYLDGPLYVTGFPGSHDIEAAQSAARLLGKDLTVIEVTHDVLEAAIPEVARATGRTNPMDVGIALPLYLTAKRAAADGYDTLAVGQGADELFGGYEKITRAPDDHRVEADTVRGAAREVIATLAAQLPRDVLALRAAGVEPVAPLLHDEVVEASLRLPEDLLVSPRGERKFAFRMAVREWTPDPIAFREKKAVQYGSLIARELDRLARQAGYKKRMDDHVGEYIKSLL; encoded by the coding sequence ATGGACGGCACGGACCCGGCCACCGTCCGCCGGGCGCTCGATTCAGGAGATTCACTCCCCGGAACCGGCGGTTTCGCGGGCGACCTTGACGGCGCGCTCGTCCGCGACGTGCTCGGCCGCTATCCCATTTTCTCGGAGACTGATGACCCGACGGCGTGGAGCTTCGACCACCGCGACCTCACGAATCCGAGTCTCGTCCCAGCAGGTTGTCAGCGGACTACAGACGGCGACGAGCAGGTGTGGCAGTTACCCGAACCGCCACTGTTCGAGTCTCGTACAGAGGCCATCGAATCGACCAGAACCGCGGTCGAAACACAACTCTCTGCCCTTCCCGAAGACACGCCCGTCGCCTTCTCTGGCGGTGTTGATTCGGCCGCCCTCGGCGCGTATCTCGACGGCCCGCTCTACGTGACTGGCTTCCCCGGCAGCCACGACATCGAGGCCGCCCAATCAGCCGCGCGACTGCTCGGCAAAGACCTCACGGTCATCGAAGTGACTCACGATGTACTCGAAGCAGCCATTCCCGAGGTCGCGCGTGCGACTGGGCGAACAAACCCGATGGACGTGGGCATCGCCCTCCCGCTCTATCTCACCGCGAAACGCGCCGCCGCAGACGGGTACGACACTCTCGCGGTCGGGCAGGGCGCAGACGAGTTGTTCGGCGGCTACGAGAAAATCACCCGCGCGCCAGACGACCACCGCGTCGAAGCGGACACCGTTCGGGGTGCGGCCCGCGAAGTGATTGCGACGCTCGCAGCCCAACTCCCCCGCGACGTACTCGCGCTTCGTGCCGCGGGCGTCGAACCCGTCGCGCCCCTGCTTCACGACGAGGTAGTCGAAGCGAGCCTTCGTCTGCCGGAGGACTTGCTCGTGAGTCCGCGTGGCGAGCGCAAATTCGCCTTCCGGATGGCCGTCCGAGAGTGGACGCCAGACCCGATTGCCTTCCGCGAGAAAAAGGCGGTACAGTACGGGAGTCTCATCGCCCGCGAACTCGACCGACTCGCGCGGCAGGCGGGCTACAAAAAGCGGATGGACGACCACGTCGGTGAGTACATCAAGTCGTTGCTGTAG
- a CDS encoding DNA-directed RNA polymerase subunit L, with amino-acid sequence MELRVIEKTENELSIEIAGEDHTFMNVLKGALLELEDVSAATYDMNPEQSGGQTDPILTVKTVEGVDPLEALEEGAARVREKAGSFRAAFEAAQ; translated from the coding sequence ATGGAACTGCGGGTCATCGAGAAGACGGAGAATGAACTCTCCATCGAGATTGCGGGCGAAGACCACACGTTCATGAACGTCCTGAAAGGCGCGCTCCTCGAACTCGAGGACGTGTCTGCGGCGACGTACGACATGAACCCTGAGCAGTCCGGTGGGCAAACCGACCCCATCCTCACCGTGAAAACGGTCGAAGGAGTCGACCCACTCGAAGCACTCGAAGAAGGTGCCGCGCGCGTCCGTGAGAAGGCCGGTTCCTTCCGCGCCGCGTTCGAAGCTGCTCAGTAA
- the dph2 gene encoding diphthamide biosynthesis enzyme Dph2: MTNESEYSEGDLRNTGLSLKHDREWDYELDRIIDAVEDRDAKKVGLQFPEGLKRRGPAVADDLRTLLPDDVTVMISGQPCYGACDLDTFLMRRTDVFVHFGHSPMKESDKIIYVPLFSNVEVTPIMEEALAELDGDEVGLVTTAQHMNRFDEMRDFLEAEGFTVHTRRGDDRLTHEGQVLGCNYASADIDADHVLYVGGGKFHPLGLAMEHPDKKVVIADPVNMVVTIADTDKFLKQRYASVHKAMDAETWGVIFCTKIGQGRWEIAQEILETNENAYLITMDEVTPDRLLNFGFDAYVNTGCPRITTDDGPRFKKPMLTPGEYEIAIGEKPLDELEFDTFHGTW, from the coding sequence ATGACCAACGAATCGGAGTACTCAGAAGGCGACCTCCGAAACACGGGCCTCTCGCTCAAACACGACCGGGAGTGGGACTACGAACTCGACCGCATCATCGACGCTGTCGAAGACCGCGATGCGAAGAAAGTCGGCCTCCAATTTCCTGAAGGCTTAAAACGTCGCGGCCCTGCCGTCGCAGACGACCTCCGCACGCTCCTGCCTGACGACGTGACCGTGATGATTTCGGGCCAGCCGTGCTACGGTGCCTGCGACCTCGATACCTTCCTCATGCGCCGCACCGACGTGTTCGTCCACTTCGGCCACTCGCCGATGAAGGAGTCTGACAAAATCATCTACGTGCCACTCTTTTCGAACGTCGAAGTCACGCCCATCATGGAGGAGGCGTTAGCCGAACTCGACGGCGATGAGGTTGGCCTCGTCACCACGGCCCAGCACATGAACCGCTTCGACGAGATGCGCGACTTCTTAGAAGCCGAAGGGTTTACCGTCCACACCCGCCGCGGCGACGACCGCCTCACCCACGAAGGGCAGGTGCTCGGCTGTAACTACGCCTCTGCAGACATCGACGCAGACCACGTGCTCTACGTGGGCGGCGGCAAGTTCCACCCGCTCGGGCTCGCCATGGAGCACCCCGACAAGAAGGTCGTCATCGCAGACCCCGTCAACATGGTCGTCACCATTGCAGACACCGACAAGTTCCTCAAACAGCGCTACGCCTCGGTGCACAAGGCGATGGATGCAGAGACGTGGGGCGTTATCTTCTGTACCAAAATCGGGCAGGGTCGCTGGGAGATTGCCCAAGAAATCTTAGAGACCAACGAGAACGCCTACCTCATCACGATGGACGAGGTCACCCCAGACCGCCTGCTCAACTTCGGGTTCGACGCCTACGTGAACACCGGTTGTCCGCGCATCACGACCGACGACGGACCACGGTTCAAAAAGCCGATGCTCACGCCCGGTGAGTACGAGATTGCGATTGGCGAGAAACCACTCGACGAACTCGAATTCGACACGTTCCACGGGACCTGGTGA